From the genome of Methylocystis echinoides:
GATGAAGAGATAGGGGAAGGTCCGCCACGCCGGATCGTCGAAGCGCCGGTCGTCGGGTTCCGGCGGGAACGGCCGCTCGGCCTTGTCGCTGAACAGATTGTGCAGGCCGAAATGCGCGAGCCGCGCCGCGGAGGACCAGCCCTCCAGGGCAAGCTCCAATTGTCGGCCGGGCGCTTGCGCGAGATGCGACGCCCAATCGATCCAGGCCGACATTTGCGCATGCGGCGAGATGCCTTGCGTAAAGCGGGCGGCGGTCGCCTGGGCGACGCGGTCCACCGTCTCGAAGGACTGCGGCCGGAGCAGCGGCATGAGCGGCGGCGTGGCGCGATGGAGGGGGCGCGGCGCGGCGTCGCGGCGTGTCGGCGGGGAGGTCATGAGGCTCCTGGAGAATGAACTGGATCGCAACAATGGCGGTCAATTGTAGCGCTTCCGTGAAGGCGCTATGGGCCTTCCGCCAGCAGATCGACAATCGAGCGGTTCTCGTGACGACGCCTGATGGCTTGCCCGATGAGCGGCGCCAGCGGGAGAACGGACAGCCGCGCGCCGAGCGCCTGGGCGACCGGGCTCTCCTCCGGGACAGGAACGGAGTCGGTCAGGATCAACCTGTCGATCGGGGCCGCGCCCAGGACTTGCCCCGCCGCCTTGGCGAAGACGCCATGCGTCGCGAGGGCGAAGACCTGTGCGGCCCCCTGCGCCCGACAAGCGGCCGCCGTGCGCGCGACCGTGCCGCCGCCGGCGATCAGATCGTCGAGGATGAGCGCCGTGCGGCCGGCGACGTCGCCGGCGAAAATCTCGCCGCTGACGCGCCCTTCGCTGCGCACCTTGTCCATGAAGGCCTTGGCGGCCGGCCGCTGCAACAGACGCTCCAGCCTTTGGCGGAAAAGCTCGGCGCGTTTCTCGCCGCCGAGGTCCGGCGACACGACGGCGACCGGGGCCTGGGCGACGAGCGGCGCGACATGTTTTGCAAACAGCGCATGAGCGTCGAGCGGCAGGGTTTCACAGCGGAAGGCGTTCTCGAACGCCGCAATATTATGGACGTCCACCGTCATCACCGCATCTGCGCGCATGGCGTCGAAAAGCTGCGCGACATAACGCGTGGCGATGGGATCGCGCGGCTTGGTGCGGCGATCCTTGCGCGAAAAGGCGAGATAGGGCGCGACCGCCGTGACGCGGGCGGCGCCGTTGTCCTTGAGCGCGCCAATGAAGAAAAGAAGCTTGAGGAGCTTGTCGGCGCCGCTCGCGCCAGCTTCGGCGTAAAGGCTCGACACCGCATAGACGTCGCGGCCGCGCACGCTCGTGAGCGGCCGCAGTTTATATTCGCCGTCTTCGAAAGCGCGCTCTTCGAGCGGCGCAAGGTCGAGTCCGACGGAGGCGGCGACCGCGGCGCCGAAGGAGCGGCTGGCGCCGAGCGCGAAGATCATGGGCTCCGTGGTCATGGATGCGCCTCCGCCTTTGTGAGCCAGGCCGCGACGCGCGGCCATTCTCGTGCAATCGTCTTTCGTCCCATGAACAACGCGAGGTGACCGCAAGGCGCTTGCGCCGTCTCCGCCGCTCCTTGTGTAAGGCGCGTGACGGCGAGGGCCTGCGCTGGCGGGGCAATGGCGTCTTTCTCGCCGATGAGCAGGAACAAAGGGTGGCGAAGGACGGCAAGATCGACGGGGCGGCCGAGGGCCGGGAAGCCGCCTTTCGCGAGAAGATTGTCACGAAAGAGATGTCGGAAGACTTCATGGAAATAGGGGCCCGGCAGATCGAGCGTGCGGCGGTCCCATTCCCGAAAGGCCGCCGCCGCCCGCGCCGCGCGCGGCGCGCTGAAGGGCGGCTCGATCTCGAGCGCGTCGATCAGGCGCTTTTCACAGTCGTCTTCGCGCGGCCAGAGCGGCGCCATCCGCTCGCCCTTCACGCATCCGCCGCCGAGGTCGATGAGCCGTCGGATTTCGTCGTCGCAGGTTGATTTCACCGGCTCCGATAGCGCCGAGGCCTCGGCGGCCACGTCGACCGGCGCGCCGGCGAGGACGATGCGGCTGACCTTCGCCGGAAAACGCGCGGCATAAAGGAGCGAGAGCCACCCGCCCTGGCAAAGGCCGACGAGGTCGACCGGCGCGCCCAGATCGTCGATTGCGACATTGAGCGCGGCCAGGAGATCGTCGATCGTTTCGAGCCGCGTCGCCGGCGTCGCCGATTTCCACTCGATCAGATAGAGACGCCGGCAGCCATGGCGCAGCAGCGTCGCCACAATGCTGTGGCCCGGCGCAAGGTCGGCGATCTGCGCGTCATGCAGGGCGAAGGGCGAGAGAATCACAGCCGGCCGCTGCTTCCTTGCGGTGGAGAAATCCCACAGGCGCATGGAGGCGAGCTCGAGCGTAAGACGGGCGGGCGTCGTCCATGGCGGCGGCGGCCGCCCCGCCGTCGCCTCATCGCCGGGCTCGAGCGCGCGACGCCACATCTCGAGCGAGGCCAGCGGCCAGTCCCAGAGATGTCGCGTCCAGTCTTCCCAGGCCATCGCCTTTTCCGTCCTGCTCGTGAGCGGGCTATCATATGTGAGGGGAGACGAGAATGGCGACGGCGCGCAAGCGTGAACGAGACAGCCGACGTGAGCAGCCTCATCGAAAGCGGCGACATGCTTGAGCCTTCTTTGGCGGAGAAGCTCAGATTCCTGAGCGCGCCCGCGTCCTACGTCTTTGGCCCGGCGTCGGTCGAGGCGGTCGAGACGCACATGTCCTATGTCTTTCTCGCCGGCGCGCGCGCCTATAAGCTCAAGAAGCCCGTGCGCTATCCCTTCCTCGATTTCTCGACGCTCGAGGCGCGCGAAGAGGATTGCCGCGCGGAGGCGCAGCTCAACCGGCGTCTGGCGCCGGACGTCTATCTCGGCGTCGTGGCGCTCACGACGGAAGAGGGTCGACTGGCCATTGGCGGCGGCGGCGTCGTGGTCGACTGGCTCGTCGAAATGCGTCGGCTGCCGCGCGACCTGATGCTTGACAGGCTCATTGCGCAGGGCGGCCCGAGCGACGCGCAGCTCGGTGAAATCTGCGACGCTCTGGCGCGCTTCTACCGCGGCGCCGATCGCACATTCCTCACTGCCTCGGACTATGTCGCGCGCTTCGTCGCCGAACAGCGCCTCAACCGCGCGGTCTTGACGCGGCCAGACTTCGCCAGCCGTGACCAGGCGGCCCGCTTGCTCGACGCCTTGGACGCGCGCCTCGCCGCAGCCCGGGGGCGGTTGGAGGCGCGCCTGCTGGAGGGGCATGTCGTCGACGGCCACGGCGATTTGCGGCCCGAGCATATTTGTCTCAATCACCCCGTAGTCATATTCGACTGTCTCGAGTTCAATGCGGCGCTCAGGCAGGTCGACCCTTTCGACGAAATCGCGCTTCTCGGCGTCGAATGTGCGCAGCTCGGCGCGCCGGCGCTGTTGCGGCGCTTCACGGAGGCGCTTGCGGAACGACTTGGCGCGCCGCCGCCTTACGATCTCGTGGCGCTTTACGGGGCCTGGCGGGCGGCGCTGCGCGCGCGGCTGTCCTTCGCGCATCTTCTTGAGCCCGCGCCGCGCCATCCACAGAAATGGACGCCGCTCGCGGGCCGCTATCTTTCAATAGCAGAGCGCCTTCTGGCGCAGGACTTCTAAATGAAGGGAACGAACGTGCCGTTTCTCGACCGTGAAGAAGCGGGCCGACGGCTCGCCGAAGAACTGGCTCCCCGCCTTACCGGCGCGGAGGTCGTCGTTTTCGCGCTGCCGCGGGGCGGCGCGCCGGTGGCGGCGCCGATCGCCCGAGCGCTGAAGGCGCCGCTCGATCTGGCGCTGGTCCGAAAGATCGGCTCGCCCTATCAGCCCGAACTCGCCATGGGCGCCGTCGCCGACAGCGGAACGCCTGTCGTGGTGCGCAACGAGGACGTGATCGAGCTCATCGGCGTCAGCGACGCTCGTTTCAACGAGGCCTGCGCGCACGAATGCGCCGAGATCGAACGGCGACGCAAACTCTACTTCGGCTCCCGGCGCCGCGCCGACGCAAGGGGCCGGGTCGCCGTGGTCGTCGACGACGGCGTCGCCACCGGCGCGACGACGCGCGCCGCGCTGCGGGCGGTGCGGGCGCAGGCGCCGAAACGGCTGATCCTCGCCGTCCCGGTGGCGTCGACCGAAGCCCTCGACGCGCTGCGCGCCGAAGCGGACGAGATCGTCTGCCTCGAGGCGCATGAGTATTTTTATGGCGTCGGCGGCTATTACGCCGATTTCCGTCAGGTCTCCGATGACGAAGTGATCGAGCTGCTCGATCAGTATGGGACGGGCGCGGCGCGCGGCTAAATGCCTCAAGGCCCCGCGCGCCCGTCAGCCTGTTAATTTTCCTTCGTATCGGTTTTCGATAAGGTCGCGACGCCCCAACCGAGAAGTGGTTCGATACATGCACGACAAAAACCAGCCGGCCCCTTCCTCCGTCCGTGGCGACGGCCGCTATGTCCGCTTCTTTTCCGAGGTTGGCATAGAGGACGTTCCGCTCGTGGGCGGCAAGAACGCTTCCCTCGGTGAAATGTATCGCGAATTGACGGCGAAGGGCCTTCGCGTTCCGAACGGCTTCGCGGTCACGGCCGAGGCCTATCGTCGCGTATTGGACGATGCGGGCGCGTGGGATGCGCTGAAAGCGGCGCTCGAGGGGCTCAATCCGGACGATGTGGACGACCTCGCCCGCCGCGCCGCCCGCGCGCGCGACATCGTCTATGGCGCGGGCCTCCCGGTGGAGGTCGAGGCCGACATCCGCGCCGGGCTCGCGCGGCTTACCGACGAATATGGGCCGGACCTCTCGGTCGCCGTTCGCTCGTCGGCGACGGCTGAAGATTTGCCGAGCGCCAGTTTCGCCGGACAGCACGACACCTATCTCAACGTGCAGGGTCCGGCGGCCGTGCTCGACGCCGTGCGCCATTGTTTCGCGAGCCTCTTCACCGATCGCGCCATCCGCTACCGCATCGACAATGGCTTCGACCATTTCAAAGTGTTCAATTCCGTCGCCGTCATGAAAATGGTGCGCTCCGACCTCGCGGCGTCGGGCGTCATCTTCACGATCGACACCGAAACCGGCTTCGAGGACGTCGTCTTCATCACCGGCGCCTATGGGCTCGGCGAGAACGTCGTGCAGGGCGCGGTCGACCCAGATGAGTTCTATGTCTTCAAGCCGACCTACAAGGCCGGCAAGCGCGCCGTGTTGAAGCGGTCGCTCGGGCCGAAGAAGATCAAGATGATCTTCTCCAGCCGCGGCCGCGCAACGACGCGCAACATTCCGACCGACCGCAAGGAGCGCGAGAAATTCTGCATCACCGACGCAGAGGCGCTGGCGCTCGCAGGGCAGGCGATCGCCATCGAAGAACATTACAGCGCCAAGGCCGGCGCGCGTCGTCCCATGGATATCGAATGGGCCAAGGACGGCGTCGACGGCGAGCTCTATATCGTCCAGGCGCGGCCCGAAACCGTCGCCTCGCGAAAAAATCGCAACGTCGTCGAGGAATATCGCGTCAAGAAGCATGGACCGGTGAAGGTCGAGGGCCGCGCCGTCGGCGCCAAGATCGCCTTCGGCAAGGCGCGCGTCATCGAGCATGCAAGCGAGCTCTCGAAATTCGTCCCCGGTGAAATCCTCGTCGCCGACACGACCTCTCCCGACTGGGGCACGGTGATGAAGTCGGCCGCCGGCATCGTCACCAATCGCGGCGGACGCACCTGCCATGCGGCCATCGTCGCGCGCGAACTCGGCATTCCGGCGATTGTCGGAACCGATCAGGCGACGCATGTCATTCGCACCGGCGATCTCATCGCGGTGAGCTGCGCCGAGGGCGACGTCGGCAAGGTCTATGAGGGCGAGATCGACTTCGACGTCGTCAAGACGGACCTTACGAGCCTCGAGCGGCCGGCGACGCATCTCATGATGAACGTCGGCAACCCGGAAGTCGCCCTTGGCCTGTCCGCGCTGCCGAACGACGGCGTTGGCCTCGCGCGCATGGAGTTCATCATTTCGGAGTCGATCAAGGCGCATCCGATGGCGCTCATTCATCCGGAAAAGCTCGACGACAAGGAGCGCGCCGAGATCGCGCGACTCACGGCGCATTATCCGAGCCCGCGCGATTTCTTCGTCGAGCGCCTCTCCGAGGGCGTCGGAACGATTGCGGCGGCCTTCTATCCCAAGCCCGTCATCGTGCGCATGTCCGACTTCAAGAGCAATGAATATGCGACGCTGCTCGGCGGCCGCGCCTTCGAGGGCAAGGAAGAGAATCCGATGATCGGCTTCCGCGGGGCCTCTCGTTACGCGCACCCCAACTACCGCGAAGGCTTCGCGCTCGAATGCGCGGCGATGAAGCGCGTTCGCGACGAACTCGGTCTTGCGAACGTCAAACTGATGATCCCCTTCTGCCGACGCGTCGAGGAAGCGGAGCGCGTGATCGCGCTGATGCGCGAACTCGGCCTCGAACGCGGCAAGAACGGCCTCGAAATCTATGTGATGTGCGAGATCCCCAACAACGTGTTGCTGATCGACGAATTCTCGAAGCATTTTGACGGATTCTCGATCGGCTCGAACGATCTCACCCAGCTGACCCTGGGGGTCGACCGCGATTCCGAAATCGTCGCCTTCGATTTCGACGAGCGCGACGCGGGCGTGAAGACGATCATCCGCTTGGCGATCGAGGGCGCGAAGCGCAACGGGCGCCATATTGGAATCTGCGGCCAAGCGCCGTCGGATTATCCGGAAATGGCGGAGTTCCTCGTGCGACTCGGGATCGATTCGATCAGCCTCAACCCTGATACGGTGCTGCACACGACGACGCGCCTCGTCGAACTGGAGAAGAATCTCGGCCGCGCACGTCGATAGCAGGCGCGCAATCGCGGGGTTGACACAGAGGCGACCAGCGACAGGTTCCCTTCATCGTCTCTGGCGCGGCGCGGCAAGGCGACGGCTTCTTTTCCTTCGAGAGACCTCTGACTTGCTGCGCGCTTGCGCCCAGGACCCGAGAAAAAGGGACAATCCGCATGGATAACTCTGTCAACGTCATCGCCTCGGCCGCCTTTGCCTGCGGCTTCGCCGTCCTCGTTTCAGCACCCGCGGCGGCGCTGCCCGTCGCCAGGGTCGGGGTCGACGCAACGCCCGCGACGGAGCCGGTCCACGCAGTGCGGGTGTGTGGCCCGCGCGGCTGTTTCTTGACGACCGCTGGTCATCGCCACGGCTGGCGCCGCTACGGCTGGCGGCCGCACCGCCATTGGGGGTGGCGTGGCCATCATTGGCGCTGACCCCATGTGAAAAACGGCCCGGCGGTACATCCGCGCTCGGGCCGTTTTTCTCCGGCGGAACGGGCCGCCGGCTCATCCAAGAGATAGGCGCGGATCCGGCCGCTGCAAGGTGAGCCGTCCGGCGCGCAAAACCATTAAACAATTCGTGGCTGTTGCGAGGCTGTCATAGCCGCGCACGCATAAAATATGCACTCTCGCCTGTGGTCATCGGCGCAGGCGGAACGGCGATTTGCAGCAGACTCGAAAGATTTTCGTCTTCGTGATGGCGGGGCAACTCCTCGCCGGCGCCGCGAACGCCGAGGACCGCGCGCCCGGCAAAGACGGTCCTGCGCCCGAGGCGGCCTCTCTGCTCAAGCGAAAATCCTTCGCCGACGCACCCGACGGTCCCAAGGCGCTGCTGCGCCGGTACGGGGTCGACGCCGACGTCTGGGTCACGCAATTTTTCCAGGGGATCGCGGCGGGAGGCAATAACGGCGTCTCGCGCTACGGCGGCAAAGTCGACGGCTTCCTGAAGATCGACGCGGAAAAGCTCGGCCTGTGGCGGGGTCTGCGGATCAGCGCGCAATACGAGCATTACTTCGGGCTCAACATCAACAACAAGGACTTCGCCCTCGTCCCGGTGAACGCCGCGCAGGCGTTCATCGCGAACGACAATTACCATTCGGCGCTGTCGCTCGTCGTGACGCAGCAGTTGAGTCAGCAACTCTCGCTCAGCGTCGGCAAGTTCAACACCATGACCCTCGCCGCGCAGACGCCGCTGATCGGCGGCGGCGGTCTCGACACCTTCATGAACCGCGCCTTCGCCCTGCCGTCGACCGGCATCGGCGTCGCGTCGCCAGGCACGGTCGCCGACCGGCTGATCGTGTCGCCGCCTTACATTCTCGGTGGAATCGCGACGCTGAAGACGGATTTTGCGACCGCGACGCTCGTCTTCGCCGATCCGCGCAACGCCGCGAATCCGCGCGTCCTCCAGCGCCCCTTCGAGCGCGGCGTCGGCGTCGTCGGGGGCGTCACCGTGCCGATCGAGATCGGCGGGCTGCGCGGCTTTCATACGATTCGCGGCGGTTACAGCAATGCGCGCGGCTTCGACCTCGAGGAAACGGACGATCTCAGGGCGCGGCTGATCGCGCGTCAGCCCGTGACCAAGAAAGGGTTCTGGCTCGCGTCCTACGCGGTCCAGCAATATCTCGTGGCGAGCCCCGACAACCCCTCGGTCGGCTGGGGCCTCTTCGGCCTGGCGACTCTCTCGGACGGCAATCCGAACCCCGTGCGCTGGAGCGCGCTCGCCGGGCTCGCCGGCAATAATCTGCTGCCGGGCCGAGCCGACGATCAATGGGGCGTCGGCTTCTTCCATTATGGGCTGACGACGCCACTGCTCGCCGGCCTCGCCGAGCGGCGCATCTATCGGCGCAGCGAAGGCGGGATCGAGGCCTTCTACAACTGGGCGATCACGCCGTGGGTGCGCCTTTCGGGCGATCTCCAGGTGGTGGAGCCGTGGAATGCGCTACGGCCGCGCGCAACCTTTATGGCGCTGCGGCTGCAGACGCGGTTTTAGTTCCAGGGCGCGGTGCCCGCCCCGTCGCCGCGTCGCGCCGACTCCCTCCCCGCGAGGGGAGGGGCTCGAACGCAGAGATGACAATGGGCCGCGTCAAACAGCCTGCATCGCCTCCGGCTTGGCGCGGCCGCGCTTCACCAACAGCTTGTTGAGCGCCGAGACATAGGCGCGCGCCGAGGCGACGAGCGTGTCCGGATCGGCGCCGCGGCCGGTGACGGACTTGCCGTCCTCGGAGAGGCGCACGGAGACTTCCGCCTGCGCGTCGGTGCCTTCGGTGACGGCGTGGACCTGATAGAGCTCCAGCGTCGCCTCATGCGGGGCCAGCGCCTTGATGGCGTTGAAGATGGCGTCCACGGGACCATTGCCGGTCGCCTGATGGGTGACCTTGTCGCCGTCGATGTCGAGCGTCAGCGCCGCCGACTGCGGCCCATGCGTGCCGGCCATCACCATCAAGGCCAGCACCTTGATGTGGTCATGGGCGGTGACGATCTCGTCGTCGACGAGCGCGATCAGATCTTCGTCGTAGACGAACTTCTTGCGGTCGGCGAGATCCTTGAAGCGGTTGAAGGCGTCGTTGAGCTGGTTTTCGCCCAGATCATAGCCCAGCTCCTTGAGCTTCTCGCGGAAGGCGTGGCGGCCGGAATGCTTGCCCATGACGAGCGACGTCTTGGAGACGCCGACGCTTTCGGGCGTCATGATCTCGTAAGTGTGCGCATTCTTCAGCATGCCGTCCTGATGGATGCCGCTCTCATGCGCAAAGGCGTTCCGGCCGACGATCGCCTTGTTGTATTGCACCGGGAAGGAGGTCACGGCCGACACCAGCTTCGAGGCGCGCGTCAGCAGCTTCGCGTCGATATTGGTGTGATAGGGCAGAATGTCGTGGCGCGTCTTCAGCGCCATCACGACTTCCTCCATCGCGGCGTTGCCGGCGCGCTCGCCGAGGCCGTTGATCGTGCATTCGACCTGACGCGCGCCGCCGCGCACGCCGGCCAGGGAATTGGCGACGGCGAGTCCCAGATCGTCATGGCAATGCACCGAGAAGATGGCCTTGTCGGCGTTGGGCACGCGCTCGCGCACCGTGCGGAACAGCTGCTCATATTCCTGCGGCGTCGTATAACCGACCGTGTCGGGAATATTGATCGTCGTCGCGCCCGCGTTGATCGCGGTCTCCACGCAGCGGCACAGGAAATCGATCTCCGTGCGGGTGCCGTCTTCCGCCGACCATTCCACGTCCGCGACATGATTGCGGGCGCGGCTCACCGAGGACGCGACCAGCTCCAGCACCCGCTCGGGCTCCATCTGGAGCTTGTATTTCATGTGCACCGGGGAAGTGGAGATGAAGGTGTGGATGCGCGGACGCTTGGCCTCGCGCAAGGCCTCGGCGCAACGGTCGATGTCCTTCTCCGAGGCGCGGGCGAGGCCGGCCACGGAGGCGTTCTTCACCCGGCGCGCGACCTCGGCGACGCTTTCGAAATCGCCGGGACTGGCGATGGGAAAGCCCGCCTCGATAATGTCGACGCCCATCTGATCCAGGAGATCGGCGACCTCCAGTTTCTCTTCCAGCGTCATCGAGGCGCCGGGCGATTGCTCGCCGTCGCGCAAGGTGGTGTCGAAAATGACGACGCGCGCGCTGTCCGTGGAGCCGTGTGCGGGATTGGTCATGTCGGAAACTTTCTGAAAGCTGCTCGCCCTCGAAGGGCCTGATGGTTTCTCGTCTTTAAATCCCCTGAAGGCCTGGGCGAGAGCCCTGCGGGCGATCAGGGGCGACGAAGCAGCAGCAGGCCGGCGAGCGGACGCAGGTCGGGCGTCACGGCGGCGCAAGCGCCGCGCTGTCCACGCGCCTCGACGGCTCTATATGTGGCGTAAGCAACAGCCACGATTCACAGTCCTCGCTTAACGGCCAATGG
Proteins encoded in this window:
- a CDS encoding ribose-phosphate diphosphokinase gives rise to the protein MTTEPMIFALGASRSFGAAVAASVGLDLAPLEERAFEDGEYKLRPLTSVRGRDVYAVSSLYAEAGASGADKLLKLLFFIGALKDNGAARVTAVAPYLAFSRKDRRTKPRDPIATRYVAQLFDAMRADAVMTVDVHNIAAFENAFRCETLPLDAHALFAKHVAPLVAQAPVAVVSPDLGGEKRAELFRQRLERLLQRPAAKAFMDKVRSEGRVSGEIFAGDVAGRTALILDDLIAGGGTVARTAAACRAQGAAQVFALATHGVFAKAAGQVLGAAPIDRLILTDSVPVPEESPVAQALGARLSVLPLAPLIGQAIRRRHENRSIVDLLAEGP
- a CDS encoding alpha/beta fold hydrolase, which codes for MAWEDWTRHLWDWPLASLEMWRRALEPGDEATAGRPPPPWTTPARLTLELASMRLWDFSTARKQRPAVILSPFALHDAQIADLAPGHSIVATLLRHGCRRLYLIEWKSATPATRLETIDDLLAALNVAIDDLGAPVDLVGLCQGGWLSLLYAARFPAKVSRIVLAGAPVDVAAEASALSEPVKSTCDDEIRRLIDLGGGCVKGERMAPLWPREDDCEKRLIDALEIEPPFSAPRAARAAAAFREWDRRTLDLPGPYFHEVFRHLFRDNLLAKGGFPALGRPVDLAVLRHPLFLLIGEKDAIAPPAQALAVTRLTQGAAETAQAPCGHLALFMGRKTIAREWPRVAAWLTKAEAHP
- a CDS encoding phosphoribosyltransferase family protein — protein: MPFLDREEAGRRLAEELAPRLTGAEVVVFALPRGGAPVAAPIARALKAPLDLALVRKIGSPYQPELAMGAVADSGTPVVVRNEDVIELIGVSDARFNEACAHECAEIERRRKLYFGSRRRADARGRVAVVVDDGVATGATTRAALRAVRAQAPKRLILAVPVASTEALDALRAEADEIVCLEAHEYFYGVGGYYADFRQVSDDEVIELLDQYGTGAARG
- the ppsA gene encoding phosphoenolpyruvate synthase; the encoded protein is MHDKNQPAPSSVRGDGRYVRFFSEVGIEDVPLVGGKNASLGEMYRELTAKGLRVPNGFAVTAEAYRRVLDDAGAWDALKAALEGLNPDDVDDLARRAARARDIVYGAGLPVEVEADIRAGLARLTDEYGPDLSVAVRSSATAEDLPSASFAGQHDTYLNVQGPAAVLDAVRHCFASLFTDRAIRYRIDNGFDHFKVFNSVAVMKMVRSDLAASGVIFTIDTETGFEDVVFITGAYGLGENVVQGAVDPDEFYVFKPTYKAGKRAVLKRSLGPKKIKMIFSSRGRATTRNIPTDRKEREKFCITDAEALALAGQAIAIEEHYSAKAGARRPMDIEWAKDGVDGELYIVQARPETVASRKNRNVVEEYRVKKHGPVKVEGRAVGAKIAFGKARVIEHASELSKFVPGEILVADTTSPDWGTVMKSAAGIVTNRGGRTCHAAIVARELGIPAIVGTDQATHVIRTGDLIAVSCAEGDVGKVYEGEIDFDVVKTDLTSLERPATHLMMNVGNPEVALGLSALPNDGVGLARMEFIISESIKAHPMALIHPEKLDDKERAEIARLTAHYPSPRDFFVERLSEGVGTIAAAFYPKPVIVRMSDFKSNEYATLLGGRAFEGKEENPMIGFRGASRYAHPNYREGFALECAAMKRVRDELGLANVKLMIPFCRRVEEAERVIALMRELGLERGKNGLEIYVMCEIPNNVLLIDEFSKHFDGFSIGSNDLTQLTLGVDRDSEIVAFDFDERDAGVKTIIRLAIEGAKRNGRHIGICGQAPSDYPEMAEFLVRLGIDSISLNPDTVLHTTTRLVELEKNLGRARR
- a CDS encoding carbohydrate porin; its protein translation is MQQTRKIFVFVMAGQLLAGAANAEDRAPGKDGPAPEAASLLKRKSFADAPDGPKALLRRYGVDADVWVTQFFQGIAAGGNNGVSRYGGKVDGFLKIDAEKLGLWRGLRISAQYEHYFGLNINNKDFALVPVNAAQAFIANDNYHSALSLVVTQQLSQQLSLSVGKFNTMTLAAQTPLIGGGGLDTFMNRAFALPSTGIGVASPGTVADRLIVSPPYILGGIATLKTDFATATLVFADPRNAANPRVLQRPFERGVGVVGGVTVPIEIGGLRGFHTIRGGYSNARGFDLEETDDLRARLIARQPVTKKGFWLASYAVQQYLVASPDNPSVGWGLFGLATLSDGNPNPVRWSALAGLAGNNLLPGRADDQWGVGFFHYGLTTPLLAGLAERRIYRRSEGGIEAFYNWAITPWVRLSGDLQVVEPWNALRPRATFMALRLQTRF
- a CDS encoding 2-isopropylmalate synthase, with the translated sequence MTNPAHGSTDSARVVIFDTTLRDGEQSPGASMTLEEKLEVADLLDQMGVDIIEAGFPIASPGDFESVAEVARRVKNASVAGLARASEKDIDRCAEALREAKRPRIHTFISTSPVHMKYKLQMEPERVLELVASSVSRARNHVADVEWSAEDGTRTEIDFLCRCVETAINAGATTINIPDTVGYTTPQEYEQLFRTVRERVPNADKAIFSVHCHDDLGLAVANSLAGVRGGARQVECTINGLGERAGNAAMEEVVMALKTRHDILPYHTNIDAKLLTRASKLVSAVTSFPVQYNKAIVGRNAFAHESGIHQDGMLKNAHTYEIMTPESVGVSKTSLVMGKHSGRHAFREKLKELGYDLGENQLNDAFNRFKDLADRKKFVYDEDLIALVDDEIVTAHDHIKVLALMVMAGTHGPQSAALTLDIDGDKVTHQATGNGPVDAIFNAIKALAPHEATLELYQVHAVTEGTDAQAEVSVRLSEDGKSVTGRGADPDTLVASARAYVSALNKLLVKRGRAKPEAMQAV